The following is a genomic window from Hymenobacter sp. APR13.
CCAGAAACCGCGGTACACCGGCTTTTTGGCGTAGTTGCGGCTACCGTAGCTGGTGAAGGGCCGCGAAAAGGCCAGGGCAAAGTACACGGTGCGGGTGCGGGCCCAGCCGTTGGTTTGGCGGTAGCCGGTGATGAGCGTGTCGTTTTCCACCCGCACAAACGTCCAGACGTTTTTGTCGGGGTAGTTGTAGATACCGGCCATCAAATCCAGGATGATGTGCGCCTGCTCGGTGGGCTGCGGGAAGGTGTACTGATGCATTCCCACGCGGGTAGTAGCCGTTAGTTCGGCCACAATCCGGTGGTCATCGAGTTGCACCTTGTAGTAGCCGGGCTCGGCCACTTCGGTGGCGTGCGAATAGGCGGAGCGGTAGCCGCGTTCTGGGTGCTCGGCCGTACCGGGGTTGAGTTGCAAAGGCCCCGTGGTAGGCATCACCAGAAAATCGCCAAGGTCGGAGTGACCGGTGCCGCTGAAGTGGGTGTGGCTGAAGCCGACGATGGTTTTGTCCTGGTACTGGTAGCCGGCGCAGTACCGGTACACGTCGGGGTTGTACTTACCGTCCTGCTCATAGCTGAGCGTGTCAGTGTCGGGCGAGAGCTGCACCATGCCAAACGGCACCGTCGCGCCCGGAAACGTGTGTCCCATCTTCGCCGTCCCCACAATGGGCTTGGCGTACTGCGTCAGGTTTTCGGTAGGCTGGACCTTCTGGGCAAAACCAGGCAAGGCCGCCAGCAACAGCGCGGCGAAGTGGAGCAGGCGGTTCATCGGCTTCGGAGCAGGGAGTTGAGTTAGAGCCGGGAAGGTAAGCACTGGCAGAACTTAGTGGTCGTAACTCACTACTCGGGTCACTTGCCACCGCCCATCACGCAGACGCCACACCATCATGTTCTTGAACGTGCCACAGTCGTCCTTGCCGTTTTCGACGTGGCAGAACCGGTGCTGGTAGGTTTCCACCGCACCATAGCCGTTGATGGGATACACTTCCAGGGTACCGGGCACCAACTGGCGGTTCAGGCCGGTGGTTTTGTTTTGGTCGAACAGGCGCCGGAAGCCCTGCATGGATTGCTGATAGTTGGCCAGGCCGCCTTTATCGTGGTAAAATTCCAGGTCTTCGGCGAAGTAGGTTTGCAGCTGCGCGAGGTCGTGGCGGTTGAACGCCGCGAACATGAGGCTGTCTTGCCGGGCAATGGTGGCGTACAGCTCCGGCGAAACCGGCGAGTAAGCCGGCGCAGCGACGGCCGGAACGGGGCGCACCGGCGCACAGGCTCCGGAGAGCAGCAAAAGCAGCAAGGCAAGCGGCAGACGGTTCATCGGCTTCGGGGAAAGCAGTGGGTTCGTGAAGAAGTGAAATGCTTCAGGTTAGTGGTGCTGGCTTCTTTCGACTGTGGGCAGGGCCAGAAACACCTATTGTTAGCCGCAATAGTGGCGCTGGCTTAGAGGCGCTACCATTCTCTGGTAGCAATCAGCTCTTCCAGATCCGCCTCCGCGAAGCCGTACGCCTTTGCGATGAAGTCGAAATCCGCTGCAATACATTCTCGCGCCCCCGTCTCTATCTCACTATCCGCTTCCTCAAATGCCTCCTGCAGCTCGTTGAACTCATCGGTGGCCGCGTGGGTCAGCTCGTACAGTTCATCCAGTTCATTGGGTTGCTGCTGCTCGATGGCAAAGCACAGCGCCACTAACACCTTTTTACCCTTGTCTACCAGCCGTTTGGGGAAATAGGTATCTTCCGCCATTTCCTGCAGGAAAGCATACTTCCTGGCTGCTTCGTTTTTGAGGTCTTCCTGCTTTTTGGCCATGTGAGTCTGAGGCTGGGTGGAGGTTCAAATAACGAGGACCGGCGGTGCTTGTGCAAACGGAAAGCAACCAGCGCCGCGGCCCTACCCTGGCCTGCAAGCCGTATCTTGCCGGCTAATTGGGCCTGGTGAACTGCCGCGCCGGCCCTGGCTTTGCTTTCTCATGAAAATCCTCCGCGTCCGTTTCTTCAACCTCAACTCCCTGCGCGGCGAGCATACCGTAGATTTCAGCCAGACGCCCCTCTCGGACGCGGGCCTGTTTGCCATCACCGGGCCGACCGGCGCGGGCAAAACCACCATCCTCGACGCCATTACGCTGGCCCTCTACGGGCAGGTGCCGCGCCACGAGGCCACCGGCCCCGAGCACGTGATGAGCCACGGCACCGGCGAGAGCTGGGCCGAAGTGGAGTTTGAAGTGAACGGCCAGCACTACCGCTCCAAGTGGGGCCAGTACCGGGCCCGCAAGCGCCCCGAAGGCAATCTGCAGCCTCCAAGCATGGAGCTGAGCGAGCGAAAAACGGCCGACGATGGCACCGAAACCTGGCCTCTCATCGAGGAAATGAAGCGGCAAGTACCCGTGCGCGTAGCCGAGCTGAGCGGCCTGGAATACAAGCAGTTTCTGCGCTCGGTGCTGCTGGCCCAGGGCGACTTCACGCGCTTCCTGAAGGCCCCGGCCGGCGAGCGGGCCCAGCTGCTGGAGAAAATCACCGACACCAAAAAGTACTCCGATATCTCGCGGGCGGCCTTCGAACGGGCCAAGCAGGAAACCCAGTTGGTAGAGCAGCTGCGCGCCGGGCTGGCGGGCGTCACGTTGCTGTCGGCGGAGGAAGTGGCGTTTCTGGAAGGCGAAGCGCAGGAGCTCACCCAGCAGCTGGCCACCGCCACCGCCGCCCAGGAGCAGCTGCGCGAGGCCCGGCAGTGGCAATTGCGGCTGCAGGAGCTGCACCGCAATGTGCTGGCCACCCAGCAGCGGCAGCACCAGCTGGCCGCCGAGGCCGAAACGCTGGCCCCGCTGCGCCAGCGCCTGGCGTTGCACCAGCAGGCCGCGCCCTTCGCCACCGACTACGCTTTGCTGCGCCAGCTGGAAGCCCAGCTCGGCCGCCTGCGCCAGGAAACCCAGCAGCTCCAGACGCAGCTGCCGCAGCTGGAGCAGCGCCGCGCCACCGCCGAAACCACCCGTACCGCCGCCCGCCTCGCCTACGACCAGGCCACCCACCTCCGCTCCGAGCAAGACCCTAAGCTGCGCGAAGCCGAGCTGCTGGACCACCAGATAGCGGAAGCGCGCCGCCTGTTGGGGCAGGGCAAAACCGAGTATGAAGCTCAAAACGAGCAGTGCAAACGTCTGAAAGTCGCAGCCGAGCAGGCGGGCACACGTGCGCGCCTGCTGCAGGAGCAGGTCCGGGACCTCGACAAATGGCTGCTGCTGCACGCTACCGTTGGCGAGCTAGCCAATGGCCTGCCTGAGCTTTCCGCTAACCTGCAGCACTGGGAATACCTCAAGGCGGAGCTAGGCCAGCTGCGCCAGCGCCTGCACGAAGCCCGGTTGCGGTCTGGGCAAGCGGCCACGCAGGCGGCCACGCATCAGCAGGCGGCCGAGGCGGCCCGCGGCCAGCTTGCCGCCTCTACAGCGCAGTACCACTCCACCGCCACCGCCTGCCACAACTGGCTGCTGCAGCTGCGCCACCACGTGCAGACGCTTCACCAGCAACAGGAGCATGAGCAGCAGCACTGGGACGATTTGCGCCGCAGCCTGCACATGCAGCAGCTCATCCTGTCGCACACCGATACCCGCCAGCTGCTGGAAGACGGCCAGCCCTGTCCGGTGTGCGGCTCCCTGGAACACCCCTACCTGGCGGGCGTGCTGGGCGTGAGCGAAGACTCATTTCAGCGGGAGCGGCAGCGGGAAGAAGAGCTCAGCCAGCGCGTGCGGGCCCTGGGCACCCGCTTCAACCGTCTCAACACCTACGTCACGATGCTGGAGCAGGCAGTGCCCGAAACGCCTCCTGGCGCCTCAGCCACCATTCAGCTACTCCCCGAAACGGCCGAGAAGGAAGCCGCCGAAACCATCAAGCAGCTGTTGCAACAGCTCAAGCAACTGCAGCAGCAGTGTGCCGCCGCCGAGCAGCAGGTGCAGCAGGCCCACACCCACCAGCAAGCCGCCCAGCGCCAGCACCACGACTACGCCCAGGCTGTGGCGCAGCTGGAAAAGGAGCTGCAGGATGCTGAGGAACGCATGCCCGCCGCCCGTGACATGGTGGTAAGCCAGGCGCAGAGCTTCGGGCTGCCGTTTGCCGACGAGAACGGCCGCGCGCTGATGGAGCAGGCCCGCCAGCGCATCAATGAGTTTGAAACGACAAAGCAGCAGCTGGCCCAGGCGCAGCAGGAGCTGAGTGGCGTGAGCGTGGAAGCCAGTACCTCGGAGGCTGCCCGGCAGGAGCTGCAGGCTTGGCTGAGCGCCCGCAAGCAGGCCTTGCTGGATCAGAACGCCGCTATGCAGGCTCAGCAGCAGCAGCGCCACGCTCTGCTGCCCGATGCCGATTTGGCCGCCGTACGCCAGCGCCTGGAGCAGGCCGTACGCTCCACCGAGACCCAGCGCCAGCACGCCGAGCAGCAGTTTCAGCAGCACGACACGGCCGCCACGGTGGCGGCGGCCCGCCTGCAGCAGCTCACCCACGACACCCGGCAGCAGCAGCAGGCACACGCCGCCAGCACGGCGGCCCTCACGCAGGCACTGCAGGCCGCCGGCCTCTCCCCCGACCCAGCCACTCTGCCCGCCCTGCTTCTGCCCGAATCCGAAGCGGCCACCCTGCAGGCGCAGCTCAGCCGCCACGAGCAGGAAGTGGCGCTGGCCGCCCGCACCCTGCTGGACACCGAGCAGCAGTTGCAGCAGGAAGAAGCCCGCGCCCTCACCACCGAGCCGCTGGACGCCCTGAGCCATCATCTGGAAACCAGCAGCCAGCAGCTGGCCACCCTCAATCAGCAGCTGGGCCAGCGGCAGGAGCGCCTTGGCAGCCACCGCGCCGGCCAGGAGCGCCATGCCACGCTGGCCGCCCAGCTGGAAACCCAGCAGCAGGAAGCGCGCCGCTGGCGGCAGCTGGCCGAGCTGATCGGCTCGGCCGACGGCAAGAAGTTCAGCGAGTTTGCCCAGGGCCTCACCCTGGCCCGCCTCGTAGACCTGGCCAACCGCCACCTACACCGCTTCTCCGACCGCTACCGCATCCTGCGCAACCCCGACCAGCACCTCGACCTGCTCATCCAGGACGAGTACCAGGCCGGCGCGGTGCGCACCATGAACTCGCTGTCGGGCGGGGAAAGTTTTCTGGTGAGTCTGGCGCTGGCGCTGGGCCTCTCGGAGCTAGCCGGCCGCAAAACCCAGATCG
Proteins encoded in this region:
- a CDS encoding nuclear transport factor 2 family protein, giving the protein MNRLPLALLLLLLSGACAPVRPVPAVAAPAYSPVSPELYATIARQDSLMFAAFNRHDLAQLQTYFAEDLEFYHDKGGLANYQQSMQGFRRLFDQNKTTGLNRQLVPGTLEVYPINGYGAVETYQHRFCHVENGKDDCGTFKNMMVWRLRDGRWQVTRVVSYDH
- a CDS encoding DUF5713 family protein: MAKKQEDLKNEAARKYAFLQEMAEDTYFPKRLVDKGKKVLVALCFAIEQQQPNELDELYELTHAATDEFNELQEAFEEADSEIETGARECIAADFDFIAKAYGFAEADLEELIATREW
- a CDS encoding AAA family ATPase codes for the protein MKILRVRFFNLNSLRGEHTVDFSQTPLSDAGLFAITGPTGAGKTTILDAITLALYGQVPRHEATGPEHVMSHGTGESWAEVEFEVNGQHYRSKWGQYRARKRPEGNLQPPSMELSERKTADDGTETWPLIEEMKRQVPVRVAELSGLEYKQFLRSVLLAQGDFTRFLKAPAGERAQLLEKITDTKKYSDISRAAFERAKQETQLVEQLRAGLAGVTLLSAEEVAFLEGEAQELTQQLATATAAQEQLREARQWQLRLQELHRNVLATQQRQHQLAAEAETLAPLRQRLALHQQAAPFATDYALLRQLEAQLGRLRQETQQLQTQLPQLEQRRATAETTRTAARLAYDQATHLRSEQDPKLREAELLDHQIAEARRLLGQGKTEYEAQNEQCKRLKVAAEQAGTRARLLQEQVRDLDKWLLLHATVGELANGLPELSANLQHWEYLKAELGQLRQRLHEARLRSGQAATQAATHQQAAEAARGQLAASTAQYHSTATACHNWLLQLRHHVQTLHQQQEHEQQHWDDLRRSLHMQQLILSHTDTRQLLEDGQPCPVCGSLEHPYLAGVLGVSEDSFQRERQREEELSQRVRALGTRFNRLNTYVTMLEQAVPETPPGASATIQLLPETAEKEAAETIKQLLQQLKQLQQQCAAAEQQVQQAHTHQQAAQRQHHDYAQAVAQLEKELQDAEERMPAARDMVVSQAQSFGLPFADENGRALMEQARQRINEFETTKQQLAQAQQELSGVSVEASTSEAARQELQAWLSARKQALLDQNAAMQAQQQQRHALLPDADLAAVRQRLEQAVRSTETQRQHAEQQFQQHDTAATVAAARLQQLTHDTRQQQQAHAASTAALTQALQAAGLSPDPATLPALLLPESEAATLQAQLSRHEQEVALAARTLLDTEQQLQQEEARALTTEPLDALSHHLETSSQQLATLNQQLGQRQERLGSHRAGQERHATLAAQLETQQQEARRWRQLAELIGSADGKKFSEFAQGLTLARLVDLANRHLHRFSDRYRILRNPDQHLDLLIQDEYQAGAVRTMNSLSGGESFLVSLALALGLSELAGRKTQIDTLFIDEGFGTLDPDTLDIALSALEMLQGTGKTIGIISHVEALQERVSTQISVRKGAGGISSLQVVGFNGAL